A region of Pyxidicoccus parkwaysis DNA encodes the following proteins:
- a CDS encoding response regulator — translation MFRAAMARLLIVEDNHELASLIVSAAQARGHEARAAYTGEAALEALGPGSKWDAALVDLLLPDIRGSEVLAALRAHSIPSVAVSGVYKGDRFAQEAVQVHGARAFFAKPFELNAVMDALEEAGGVAPAPRAPPPVDEAKDTPSDELLDDEDLIVLEELAPETEDGDASLHTVPESEALPQPDDAEHALPLPFQRREKVWSATASPSASSRGKLPEWTLAGELKDTSVARLLNAYYEARHHGELKLKQGSVLKVVYFEAGRIVYAASNLGQERFGRFSVRRGVLPESRLAEVAAYAKEHGLRTGEAMMRLGLMDAERRRQLLEEQVKEILWSTFTWTEGQYGFSAMRPQRADLVKLSVFPGDLVLEGVEKTETLVALRQRMSPSRRLFPTADPPYGLHELKLQGPQALLLAYADGSKTVEDLLALTDLSERQALATLRGLELLGVLEERPEAPSRRHRISFGL, via the coding sequence ATGTTCCGCGCGGCCATGGCGCGACTGCTCATCGTCGAAGACAATCACGAGCTGGCCTCCCTCATCGTCTCCGCGGCCCAGGCACGCGGTCACGAGGCCCGGGCGGCCTATACCGGCGAGGCCGCTCTGGAGGCACTGGGGCCCGGCTCCAAGTGGGACGCCGCCCTCGTGGACCTGCTGTTGCCCGACATCCGAGGCAGCGAGGTGCTCGCGGCCCTGCGCGCCCACAGCATCCCCTCTGTCGCCGTCAGCGGCGTCTACAAGGGGGACCGCTTCGCCCAGGAGGCCGTGCAGGTCCACGGCGCCCGCGCCTTCTTCGCCAAGCCCTTCGAGCTGAATGCCGTCATGGACGCTCTCGAGGAGGCCGGCGGAGTCGCTCCCGCGCCGCGCGCCCCGCCGCCCGTGGATGAGGCCAAGGACACTCCGTCCGACGAGCTGCTCGACGACGAGGACCTCATCGTCCTGGAGGAGCTGGCCCCGGAGACGGAAGACGGCGACGCCTCCCTGCACACCGTGCCGGAGAGCGAGGCGCTGCCCCAGCCCGACGACGCAGAGCACGCCCTCCCCCTTCCCTTCCAGCGGCGCGAGAAGGTGTGGAGCGCCACTGCGTCTCCGTCCGCCTCGTCACGGGGCAAGCTGCCGGAGTGGACGCTCGCGGGCGAGCTGAAGGACACGTCCGTCGCGCGGCTGCTCAACGCGTACTACGAGGCTCGCCACCACGGTGAGCTGAAGCTCAAGCAGGGCTCCGTCCTCAAGGTCGTCTACTTCGAGGCTGGACGCATCGTGTACGCCGCTTCCAACCTGGGCCAGGAGCGCTTCGGGCGCTTCAGCGTCCGCCGGGGCGTGCTGCCCGAGTCCCGCCTCGCGGAGGTGGCCGCATACGCGAAGGAGCACGGCCTGCGCACCGGCGAGGCCATGATGCGCCTGGGCCTCATGGACGCCGAGCGGCGCCGGCAGCTCCTGGAGGAGCAGGTGAAGGAAATCCTCTGGTCCACCTTCACGTGGACGGAGGGCCAGTACGGCTTCAGCGCCATGCGGCCGCAGCGCGCGGACCTGGTGAAGCTGTCCGTCTTCCCCGGTGATTTGGTGCTGGAGGGCGTGGAGAAGACGGAGACGCTGGTGGCCCTGCGCCAGCGCATGTCGCCCTCGCGCCGGCTCTTCCCCACGGCGGACCCGCCGTATGGGTTGCACGAGTTGAAGCTGCAGGGGCCGCAGGCGCTGCTGCTCGCCTACGCGGATGGCAGCAAGACGGTGGAGGACCTGCTGGCCCTCACTGACTTGTCCGAGCGTCAGGCCCTGGCCACGCTCCGAGGCCTGGAGCTGCTCGGCGTGCTGGAGGAGCGGCCCGAGGCGCCGAGCCGCAGGCACCGCATCTCCTTCGGTCTCTAG
- a CDS encoding VOC family protein translates to MDVQGFHHVAIQAKNLERVTAFYRDILGFQELTRHLRPDGSLRSIWVGVPGGGFLAIEAAGQDPEPQPFRHERPGLLLLAFRIPKSARADVVETFARAGVPLEHETRWTVYVRDPEGNRVALSHHPED, encoded by the coding sequence ATGGACGTTCAGGGCTTCCATCATGTTGCAATCCAGGCGAAGAACCTGGAGCGTGTCACGGCCTTCTACCGGGACATTCTCGGCTTCCAGGAACTGACCCGGCACCTGAGGCCGGACGGCTCCCTGAGGAGCATCTGGGTGGGCGTGCCGGGAGGCGGCTTCCTGGCCATCGAGGCGGCGGGCCAGGATCCGGAGCCGCAGCCCTTCCGGCACGAGCGGCCGGGTCTGCTGCTACTCGCCTTCCGGATTCCGAAATCCGCGAGGGCGGACGTGGTGGAGACCTTCGCCCGGGCGGGGGTGCCCCTGGAGCACGAGACGCGCTGGACGGTGTACGTGAGGGACCCGGAGGGCAACCGCGTGGCGCTCAGCCACCACCCCGAGGACTAG
- a CDS encoding general secretion pathway protein GspE produces the protein MRLGELLVKEGLVTPEGIEEALEAQVVHGGRLGTNLVELGLLSEQDLAKSLGQLHNTAFASGELVPDPKALGLVSSNHADDKEYLPMRVDATRLSVAVVNPHDFETLDKIAFKTGKRVVPVVIPEFRMNQMLRRYCKAFRQLRAIDMNAIRVRPAPGSPELAKADERPPDLMSEEEFQSVYAQALRGGADYEGDLGGAEEVITGVEVVEPAPVVPVAPVTQRPVAPQVPAQPPRPVVPPQPFPMTPPPVTMVPPAQPQRPAAPVAVAPPPAVQQPPEPPPTPLTFAEAQAELARSSDREDVARTVLRFALGKWKRNLLLSVQGSLVTGWHGMGAGVREAAVRRIGVALREQSTFRLVRDTRSHFIGPVKRDAAMGVFYKLLGGGFPTTAVILPLLVRGKVVHLLYVDNGPDQLTPPDVGELLILSQSVGRSYEAMMRRRKSA, from the coding sequence ATGCGCCTGGGTGAACTGCTCGTGAAGGAAGGCCTCGTCACGCCCGAGGGAATCGAGGAGGCACTCGAGGCGCAGGTGGTGCACGGCGGGCGGCTCGGGACGAACCTGGTGGAGCTGGGCCTGTTGTCCGAGCAGGACCTGGCGAAGTCGCTGGGTCAACTGCACAACACGGCCTTTGCGTCCGGGGAGCTGGTGCCGGACCCGAAGGCGCTCGGGCTGGTGTCGTCGAACCACGCGGACGACAAGGAGTACCTGCCCATGCGGGTGGACGCGACGCGGCTGAGCGTCGCCGTGGTCAACCCGCACGACTTCGAGACGCTGGACAAGATTGCCTTCAAGACGGGCAAGCGCGTGGTGCCGGTGGTCATCCCCGAGTTCCGGATGAACCAGATGCTGCGGCGCTACTGCAAGGCGTTCCGGCAGTTGCGCGCCATCGACATGAACGCCATCCGGGTGAGGCCCGCGCCGGGCTCGCCGGAGCTGGCGAAGGCGGACGAGCGGCCGCCTGACTTGATGAGCGAGGAGGAGTTCCAGTCCGTCTACGCGCAGGCGCTGCGCGGAGGGGCGGACTACGAAGGCGACCTGGGTGGGGCGGAGGAGGTCATCACCGGCGTGGAGGTGGTGGAGCCCGCGCCTGTGGTGCCCGTGGCTCCTGTTACGCAGCGGCCGGTGGCGCCGCAGGTGCCGGCGCAGCCGCCGCGGCCGGTGGTGCCGCCGCAGCCATTCCCGATGACGCCGCCGCCGGTGACGATGGTGCCGCCCGCGCAGCCGCAGCGTCCGGCCGCGCCCGTGGCGGTGGCGCCACCTCCCGCGGTGCAGCAGCCCCCGGAGCCGCCTCCCACGCCGCTCACCTTCGCGGAGGCGCAGGCGGAGCTGGCGCGCAGCTCGGACCGCGAGGACGTGGCGCGCACGGTGCTGCGCTTCGCGCTGGGCAAGTGGAAGCGGAACCTCCTGCTGTCGGTGCAGGGCAGCCTCGTGACGGGCTGGCACGGCATGGGCGCGGGCGTGCGCGAGGCGGCGGTGCGCCGCATCGGCGTGGCGCTGAGGGAGCAGAGCACCTTCCGGCTCGTGCGGGACACGCGCTCGCACTTCATCGGCCCGGTGAAGCGGGACGCGGCGATGGGCGTGTTCTACAAGCTGCTGGGTGGAGGCTTCCCGACGACGGCCGTCATCCTCCCGCTGCTGGTGCGCGGCAAGGTGGTGCACCTGCTCTATGTGGACAACGGGCCGGACCAGCTCACGCCGCCGGATGTCGGTGAGCTGCTCATCCTCTCGCAGAGCGTGGGTCGCTCGTACGAGGCGATGATGCGGCGGCGCAAGAGCGCGTAG